The Chryseobacterium indologenes genomic sequence TCCAGAAGCATTTTCACATTCACCCCTGCAGGAAGTTGTTCTGCAATAGCATTAATTACCGGTAGGGCAGTAGCGTCACCTACAAAAAGATACGATTCTGCTTCAGGAACTAAAGGCTTGGTACTTTCTTTCATGCCTATTCCTAAAAAATCACCTTCCTGTGCTCTTAACGCCCATGCTGATGCCGGACCACTGTCTCCGTGTGCAACGAAATCAATGCTCAGTTCTTTGTTTTCCAGATCTATTTTTCTGTTGGTGTAAGTTCTCACAATGTCTTGTGAATCAGGATCTGATGTGGGGATGAATATTTTATTGTTGGACCCTGATTTTACATGGGATAATAATTCTGCCTGGTAATCCTTGATATCAAATATAATACGGATGAAATGTGGCGTAATATATTCCTTGCGTTTAACGCTAAAGACAGAACGGATTTTTTTCGTTTCGGTTGAGTTCATTTTTAATTGCATTTTAAGATAAAAGTTCAAATTCAATTGCTCTACTGGAAATCAGGTTTTCTGCAGACAACAATTACTTTACAGGCATGGTCATTTCTGATAGAAAAGATTATTGATTTTTGATGAAGCAAAGTTGGGCATGTTAGCTATGTAAAACTTTGACCTAGGTCAAAAAAGCAATGTAAATCTTAATTTTTTATTCCAATGTTTCAATTTCATGATAGACGGTAGTAGCCCAAAAATCAAGTTCCCATTCCTTTTTACGGATGATTTCAAGAGAATATTCTCCTTTATAATAGTTTTTGATAAGCTCGGTACGCTGGAAATCGATGAGTTCAAGTTCAATTTTGAAATACGTTTTTCTCCATTCGATCCTGTCTCTCGCGGGCGCTATTGTTTTGTGGGAAAGCTGAAGTTCTTCTTTTGTAAGTTTTTTAATCATTCCTGCCACAATATTCTCCGTCATTGAATTCTTATAATTCATATTCTCCAGGAATGAGAGAGATTGGTTGATCAGTAATACATTCAGTTCTTTTTCTGTTTTTTCAGCCTGTTCGGCAGGCCTGATTAACTGGATCAGTTTAGGTAATGTCAAACCCTGAATCAGTAAAGTAAAAATAATGACCACAAAAGTGATGAAGAGAATTGTACTTCGTTGAGGTACCGGAACCCCATTATTATCATACAATGGCATTGCCAGGGCTGCGGCCAGCGATACCACTCCTCTCATTCCGGACCAGGATAAGATGATATATTCTTTTTTGCCTGTGAAAAGAATCCTGTACCTTTTTCTGATTGCTGAGAAGAGAACAGTGGAAAAGTAAAAATGACAAAGAGTCTGATAACAATTAAAACGCCGAAAATAAGTAGACCATAAAGAATTAGAACAGGCAGATCCTCGTAGGGAATATCTGTAATTATCTGAGGAAGTTGCATTCCGAGAATCAGAAATACCAACCCGTTCAGGACAAACACAATAACGTCCCAGAAATGACTCATTTGTATTCTGCTGTTGGAGCTGAAGAGAGAAAACGAATTCCATGAAAGAAACATCCCCAATATGACAACTGCCAGGACACCGGAGCATTCAAGATGTTCTGCCATACTATAGGTTGCAAATGGTAATAGGACCATAACGAAAGTTTCTACATTACTGTTTCCGTACAGGAATTTATGTAATTTAAGAAAAGTATAGCCGACAATCAGCCCAATGATAATTCCGCCTGTACTGATGGTGATGAATTGAAATCCTGCTTTTGAAAAGGAGAAAACGTCGCTAACGATTGCAATCAGTGCACATTTGTAAGCTATAAGGGCAGATGCATCATTTAAAAGACTTTCTCCTTCCAGAATGGTAACCAGTTTTTTAGGAAGCGGAAGTCCTTTGGTAATACTGGTTGCCGCTACAGCATCCGGAGGTGAGATAATGGCCCCTAATATAAATGCCAAAGGCCATGAAAATCCTGGGATCATGCTGTGTGCAATACATGCAATAATGGTTGTAGTCAAAAATACCAGCCCCACTGCTAGAAGGGATATCTTTGAAAGCTCTTTTTTGAATTCAGGGATAGATGTATTCCAGGCAGCATCAAATAAAATGGGTGGTAAAACCACATAAAAAATCATTTCCGGGCTCATATCAATTGAAGGAACCAGCCTTGTAAGACTTAAGATAAGTCCGGTTACCAAAAGCAAAATTGGTAATGCGAGCCTGAGCTTCTCTTTTACTGAAATGATAACAATCAGTATAATGGAAATCCATATTATTTTTTCAAGTTCTGCCATGCTATTTTATTAATGCGGCAAAATTATGGAGTGAAAAAAAGCGAAACTTTGATTTAGATCAAAAACGAAGGAGAATCACTTTTATCTAAATGATCTCTGATTGAATCGTATACTAATTTTGCTGATATAATTTAAAATATGACTTGTTTTTTAGAATAAAGTTAATGTAAATCAAATGTTTGTAAAATATTATATTAATTACATTTACTTTCAAAAACACACCCATGCTGATCAAAATTTACGGAAGCGCCATTCACGGAGTGGCTGCACAAACGATAACAATTGAGGTTAATGTAGATACCGGAGGAGTAGGGTATCATCTGGTAGGATTACCTGATAATGCCATCAAGGAAAGCAGCTACAGGATTTCTGCCGCACTGAAAAATGTCGGCTACAAAATTCCCGGAAAGAAAATTACCATTAATATGGCGCCTGCAGATCTCAGAAAAGAAGGGTCTGCCTATGATTTGAGTATTGCTATTGGAATTTTAGCAGCTTCAGATCAGATCTTAGCGGATGAAATTCAGAATTATATCATTATGGGAGAGCTTTCGCTGGACGGAAGCCTGCAGCCTATCAAAGGAGTTCTGCCCATTGCAATACAGGCAAAGGAAGAAGGGTTCAGAGGAATAATACTTCCCATTCAAAATGCCAGAGAAGCTGCTATTGTCAGTGATCTGGACGTATACGGAGTTGAAAATATTAAACAGGTTATTGAATTTTTTAATGAAGGAAAGGCTATTGATAAAATTATATTGGATACTCAAAAGGAATTTCATGAAAGAATTAATGATTTTCCGTTTGATTTTTCAGAAGTGAAGGGGCAGGAAGCAGCCAAAAGGGCAATGGAGGTAGCCGCAGCAGGCGGTCACAATATCATTTTGATCGGCCCTCCCGGAAGTGGAAAAACAATGCTCGCCAAAAGAGTTCCCGGTATTTTGCCTCCACTGACTTTGAAAGAAGCGCTGGAGACCACAAAGATCCATTCTGTGGCAGGAAAAATAGGAACAGAATCTTCTTTGATGACCGTTCGTCCCTTTAGATCACCTCATCATACGATTTCTGATGTCGCACTGGTTGGTGGATGTGTCAATTCCAAAAGGAAATGCAAAAAAACAAGAGTTAGTGCAAAAATAATAGAAGTTGATGCGAATTAATATTTAATTTATACAAAAGTTTTTTCACATAATAATTTTTAATTTATATAAAAAAGGGTTCCCGTAATTCGGCAAATCTTTTTTTTGTATTTTAAACAAAAAAATAATAACCAAAAAATTGTGCAAAATTATTGTACAAGAATGAAAATTATGTATATCGAAAAACAATCATTAGATGATATTATTCATGATTTACTTAATAAAATAAGGGAACAAGGAATTAATCAAAAAAATAGCAAAGGTCAGAATAAAGAAATATTAGGTGTCTATATAAAATTAACAAATCCCCTAAATAGGATTAGTACATCCTTTGCAAAAAGCGTATTTGTAAGTCCGATAGGAGAATTTTTATGGTATATGTCTGGATCTAATAATCTGGATTTTATAATGTACTATATTAAAAAATATGTTGATTTCTCTAATGATGGTAAAATTTTAAATGGGGCCTATGGAGCGAGACTTTTTAGTAAGGTGGATTCTGTTTCTACTCAAATAGATACTGTTGTTGAGTTGCTTAAAAGAAAAGAAAATACAAGACAGGCAGTAATTCAAATCTTTGATAAAAATGATTTACTTGATAAAGATAATTTAGATATTCCATGTACATGTACATTGCAATTTTTTATCAGAGATAATAAACTTATATTATTTGTGACAATGCGATCAAATGATGTTTTTGTTGGGTTACCTCATGATATCTTTTGCTTTACAATGCTTCAGGAGATTATAGCAAAGGAACTAAAGAAAGAAATCGGCTCTTATAATCATTTCATAAGTAGTTGCCATTATTATATGGCAGACGATAAAGACGTTGATCTGTATTTAAGTGAAGGATTACAAACTTCAAAAACTCAAATGGAGCCGATGCCTAATGACACTTCTCTACTCACGATGAAAACAGTTTTAGAGTATGAAAATAAAATAAGAAATTTGCAGGAATTTGATATTGAAGAAAGTGGATTAAATCCATACTGGAAAGATTTACTTTATATATTACTGATATTCTCCCTTAGAAAAACTAATAAGAAAAAAGCATTTCAAGATAAAGTCAAAAATTTATTACATTTAATAAGTAACGAAAATTATAAGATATATATAAAAGAAAAGTTTAATGTTTGATAAGATAAAAGAACTTCTAGAAACAGTTGAGGATTCATCATCGGAGCTAATAATAAAAGATTATGTTCCAATCTTATATTTTGGAAATATAATGAACTCTAGAATTGCTACAATAGGATTAAACCCAAGTGATAAAGAATACTATGATTCTAACGGATATTCATATAATAGATTTGTCAATAAAGATGATTTAAAGATAAATTCTTGGTCAGAAGTGTCTCATAGTGAAATTCTAGAAATTCAAACAAGCTTTGATTATTATTTTAATCGTAATCCCTATAAAAATTGGTTTAATAGGTTAGATGTTCTATTTTCGGATGTAGAGTTTTCATATTATTTCCCATATAATAACACTGTTCATTTGGATATTATTCCTGTTGCTACAAAAGATAAATGGGGTAATCTTTCTTTGGTTGAAAGAGATTTTTTGATTGCAGAATTTGGTAATTATTTAAAATATCTAATTACTGAATCAAATATTGAGATTTGTATTTTAAATGGTCAAAGTGTTGTAGATAATTTTCAAAAAGTTTTTAAACAAGAACTTTTTAAAAAGCATATTTCGGAATGGGATATTTTAACAAAAAGAACAACGGTCAAAGGAAATAGTTATAAAGCTACCCTAATAAAAGGAGATAAAAAAATATTGATTTTAGGTTTTAATCATAATATTCAAAGTTCTTTTGGAGTTAGCAAGGATATTGTGATTTCAATAAAAGAATGGTTGCAAAAAGAAATAAATAATTTTTATGAAGAATCAAGAGATTTATACAGATATCAAAACTAGATTAGACCTATATCGGGAGAGTGTTGATCTCCCAGGGCTTCGTAATGCTGCTGTTGAAGATAGTTTTATAAGACAGTTTATAGACAGTCATAAAAGGATCAAATTTATAGAAAAACTAAAAACTAGAGTGTTAAATGATGAAAGAAAAAATCCAAATTCTGATTTATATGATCCAATCAGGGCTTCTATATTATATTTAAATGAAGGAAATATTAATGAAGCGGTTTGGAATATTTTTTTGTATGTACACTTTGGGAAAAATATTAAATCTAATTATGAATTGATTAAAGCTGTTTATGGAAAATTGGGAGATCCTGTTGTATGGAGTTGGGATCAAATAACAAATAATCCAGTGGCCTTTAGGACTTGGTTAGGAGATAATATTACTGATATTAAAAGAAGAGGAAATTTTGGGAATCACCGCAAGTATCAATCGTTAAAAATAAATACTCATAGTGGAACATATCAAACTTTTATGTCTTTTTTTGAACTCGTTAATAATGATTTTGGCGCATTTATTTCTACTATTCCTGCTACTATAAAGGCAGACAAAAACGCATTTTTTGATTACTTATATAAATATTTCAACTCTATTAGAGGATTTGGTAGACTTGCTGTCTTCGATTTTTTATGCATGGTGGGGAAAGTTGGAATTTTAGAAATCGAACCAAATAATCCATATTTAGGTAATGGTGGACCTATAGCTGGAACAAAATTATTGTTTGACTCTCCTGCTAAAACTAGAGAGTTAAATGATTTTCTGAAAGATATTGGCAATGCTGCTTTTGATGATTACCCTT encodes the following:
- a CDS encoding thymidylate synthase gives rise to the protein MYIEKQSLDDIIHDLLNKIREQGINQKNSKGQNKEILGVYIKLTNPLNRISTSFAKSVFVSPIGEFLWYMSGSNNLDFIMYYIKKYVDFSNDGKILNGAYGARLFSKVDSVSTQIDTVVELLKRKENTRQAVIQIFDKNDLLDKDNLDIPCTCTLQFFIRDNKLILFVTMRSNDVFVGLPHDIFCFTMLQEIIAKELKKEIGSYNHFISSCHYYMADDKDVDLYLSEGLQTSKTQMEPMPNDTSLLTMKTVLEYENKIRNLQEFDIEESGLNPYWKDLLYILLIFSLRKTNKKKAFQDKVKNLLHLISNENYKIYIKEKFNV
- a CDS encoding siderophore-interacting protein; this encodes MNSTETKKIRSVFSVKRKEYITPHFIRIIFDIKDYQAELLSHVKSGSNNKIFIPTSDPDSQDIVRTYTNRKIDLENKELSIDFVAHGDSGPASAWALRAQEGDFLGIGMKESTKPLVPEAESYLFVGDATALPVINAIAEQLPAGVNVKMLLETFGKEDEIISCSAANVDLEWLYNQTPEKGSLLAEKAREFKFSEKEQKKFIYVAAEYATVKSLRDYFKADPSFDPRSLYAVSYWKAGMSEDQAGPHQK